The sequence below is a genomic window from Chondrinema litorale.
TCTTTGTTTGCAGAATCGCCGTGTTTTTCTGTACTGCATGAAAGAATAGATAAGATGATTAAAGTAAAGTAAAAGAATTTCATAAATCGTGATGTAATGTAGGGTTTAGTAATCTTTTTATTTTAATAATATCAATTATAGATGTCGGTATTCAATGTTTGCTAACAAATAAGCCATGTTAATTGGTTGCACTAAACCAAAAAAAAGCTCCGAAAAATAAATTTTCGAAGCTTCAATATATTATTATTCATTAAAACTATATCAACCTGTACTTCTCATAGCACTTGCAATCGCATTTACCGTAAGTAGTAGATTGGTAAGCGTTTTTTCTGCATTTTTAAGATCGCCATTTTCTTTCTCAGCTCTCCACTTTTTAAGCAAATAAACCTGATTAGTGTGTAATGATTTCATAGCTGTAGCTCTCAATACATTTGAATAATGGTGATTTTTTCTCCTTTTATCAAATGGTAAATCAAGCACAGTATCGAGCATTAATCTGGTTCTTTTAAGCTCTTTGGTAATCAATTTGAAAATACTCGTTCTGATTCTTTCGTCTTTTACCAAAGATGCATATTCTGCCATTATCTCCTCATCTGTAGCAGCCAAGCTAGTATCTACGTTGGTTAATACGTATCTGATGAGTGGATCGAATTTTACAGCTTTTTTAAACTTATCAAATTCTTTAGGCTTCTCCTTCTGAAGCTTCTCAAGTGTATAACCTATTCCATACCAGCTAGTTACATTAAAACGAGACTGGCTCCAGCTAAATACCCAAGGAATTGCTCTTAAATCTTCTAAAGTTCTTTTTCCAGATCTTCTCGCAGGTCTTGAGCCAATTTTACTAGATTCGATTGCATCAATTGGAGTTGCTTCGCCATAGAAATAGATAAAATCTGGATGGCTTATTAATTTCCAATAGAAATCACGACTGTCTTCTGCCAAATTTCTAATCATGCTTTCTAAAGCATGCTTCCCTTTTTTGGTATAAGCATCAGCAATAGAAATTCCAGCAGTACCAGCTACTAGTAATTCCATATTGTAAGAAGCATTTATTTTGTTGGCATATTTCTGAGAAATTGTTTCTCCTTGCTCAGTTAATCTAATATCTCCATTGACAGAAGAATGTGGCAATGCTCTTAAAAACCAGTGAGTTGGACCAGCACCACGACTTATAGAACCACCTTTACCATGGAAAAATCTGATTTTAATGCCCATTTCTTCACCAATCTGAGAAAGTTTTTCTTGAGCTTCGTACAAGAACCACTGGCTGGCAAGAATACCACCATCTTTGTTACTGTCTGAATAGCCAATCATAACCTGTTGTACTGGCTTCTCAAAACCACGGTTTTTGCGTTGGTACTCTAAACTTCTCTTAGTAAATGGATGCTCTAAAAATGATTTTAATATTTTAGGGCTTTCTTGTAAATCTTCGATCGTTTCGAAAAGAGGAACTACTTGTAGTTTACAAACTAAACCATCTTCTGTTTGAGTAGTAAGTCCAGATTCTCTAGCAAGTAAGTACACTGTAAGTAAATCTGAAAGACTTCTTGTCATACTTACAATCATTTCTCCCAAACCTTCAGTTCCATATTTTGAGATATGGTCTGCTAACACAGAGTAGCAAGAAGTAACCGCTTTTGCCTGATCTTCAAGCTTTACTTTTGGATGAGTAAACGGACGGTTAGATTGAAGTTCTGCATTGATAAATTCCAATCTTTGCTTTTCGTTCCACTCAATAAACTCTGCACCATTTAGAGATGCAGCATCCATTAATTGTTTTACTGCATTTTCGTGGAATTTACTATTCTGGCGAACATCTAATCTTGCTAAGTGAAAACCTACAGTTTCTACCAATCTGATAGACTCGTGTACGTCTGACATAGCAATTTTCTCCGCTCCAAACTTAATTAGTGATTCTTGAAGTATCTTAAGATCGCGAATCAGTTCTTTTGATGTTTTATAACAAGCACCATGTTCTTTTAACTCAGTAGCATGTTGTCTTTTTACATCTACAGGAAGTTTAGAAAGCAATAGATTTACATATTGTCTGTAAACTTCACCATCGTTTCTTTTAAATGCTTTTATGCCTTCTTCACCTAATTCTTTTTCTAGCTCTTCTATCCTGTTTCTAATCTCATAATTCGCATAATTATAGCTCAAAGAAAAACTTAATTTTCTAACAAGCAATAACAAGTTTCTACGAATTACTACAAAAGCATTTAATCGCAATTGCGATAGTGTATATGCTGTTACTTCATCTGTAACAAGTGGGTGTCCGTCTCTGTCGCCACCAACCCAGTTACCAAAAGAAATTTTAGGGAATTTTTCTGAGTCTTTTAGTAATTCAACATCATAACCTTCCTTCTCCCAAGCTAGCAATAATCTCTTATCTATAATCGGAATAATCTCAGGAAAAACATTAGCCAAATAGTGAATTACATTTCGTAGTTCAGAAGGAACATCAGGCTTTTCAACAAAGATTTCACCTGTTCGCCACAGTCTGTCTATTGTGAGTTTGATATCTCTTCGGATATCTTCCTGCTCAAACTCAGTATACATTTTATTTTCTCTCTTTACTAAGAGTAAATATAGCATTCTGTGATGCTCCAACACAGTAGCTCTTTTTGCTTCTGTAGGGTGTGCAGTTAATACCGGCTCAACAACAACTTGAGAAAGTAAATTAGCAACGTCTTTTTCAGGTATCTTAAGCTCTTTCAACATTTTTAGATTCTGAGCCCATAGTCCATTTACATTAGACATGGCTTCATTCTCTAACTGACGTCGGTTTTGCACAGCTCCATTTACCTCTACCATATTCAGCAACTGAAAAACAATAGAATATACCTGCACCAACTTCTGGTTAAATTCTTCAGGTTTAATATCGTCAATGTCGTTAATCCATGGTATTTGTGAAGCAAGCTTTAACTCGCCACTTTCGATCAAGACTTCTCTGAAACATTCTAACAGAAACTCAAGATCATAGTAAGGTTTGTCTAGTTTTTCTTTAACCAGTGATAGTGTATTCATTTAAAAAACTTGGTTTATTAAATTATTGATTTGTTTTTGGTAATCAGGGGGTATCTTATTATAAAAAAAATGCTGCAACAAAATTAAAAAAGATTGTGAGGCATAAAAATAAGATTTGTAAACTACCCAATAAATCATTATTAAATCATAAATAAAACACCACTCATCGTAAAATTGATTTAAAATAATTTGAACTTCTTTTAAAATAAAGTAATAGAAGGCAGAACTACAATTGTTTTTTATATTGCTTAAAACTTTCTTGTAACCGATTTCAATTAGCCGGCGTCAAAAAGTGCAGAAATGAAGGAAGAAATCGAAGATATAATTATTGATAAGATTATACAGGGAGACAAGTCTGCCTGCAGGATTATTATTGATAAATATAAAAGCTTTGTTTTTAACCTTGCTTTTCGCATTGTAAATAACAGAGAAGATGCCGAAGAAGTAACACAGGACAGTTTTATTAAAGCTTTTAAGTATCTTGAATCTTTTAACAGAAAGGCAAAATTTTCTACTTGGCTCTACAGAATTACATTTAATACAGCAGTAAGTAAAACCCGAAAAAAGAAAGTAGAAAAGAATTCTATTAATGATGTTCCTGAGGCGATGTTACCTATAGATTCTTTTGAAAAATCTTTTAATCTTTTAAAAGAACAACAACAAAAAAAATATATCCACATAATATTAGCGAAACTCAGTGCAGACGAAAGAGGATTGGTGACAATGTATTATCTGGAAGAAATGCCTATGGAAGATATTTCTGAAGCAACTGGTTTAACTAAATCAAATGTTAAAGTTAAAATTCATAGGGCAAGACAGAAACTTTATGTCCACTTATCACATTTATTAAAACAAGAAGCTAGAGAGATTTTGTAAAGTAATACACACAACTTGTCTCTAAAAAAATTATTAACATGAAAAAAGAAGATCAACTTAGAATAGATCAGTTCTTGAGCAAATCGCTTAAAGAACATACAGATTCGCCGCAACTTAGTGCAGAATTTACTGACAATGTGATGGAGAAACTTGAAGTCTATCAATCAAGTTTGTCGAAAAGCTACAAGCCTATTTTAGGATGGAAATTCAAGGCATTTTACGGACTTTTCTTTCTTGGAATTATTATTATTTCATGGATGCTAATCGGTAATGCTGACGTAAATTATACAATAACAGTCCCTCAAAGCATCTCTAACTTACTAGGTTTCTATAATGACTTTTTCACCTCAGGTGATAATTTGATATTAATAACAGTATCAATTTCATTAGGAATCTGGAGTTTAGTACTTTTGGATAAGTTATTAAACCGATTAACATTGGGATAATTGACACTATTCAATTAACAATTGGCCAAACCTCTAGGGGTTTGGCTTTTTTATTTATTAGAATAATTTACTCGTCAAACTGGAAATAAACAGTAAACGATAATGGATTTTTTACTTCTTTTCTTTCAAAAAGATAAGGTACACCTTGAGGGCCTATCTGCTCAGATTTTTTGAATTTAGTACCAATCGGACTTATTTGCTGCATAATGCCTAAATCACTTTCAGGAAAAAAGCCATTGGTATTTTCATTATATGCATCTTGGGGAGCTTTAGGAGTAAATAATTTTAAAAACAGATTTTCATCTTCGAAAAAGATGGTAAATGGAGTTTCAGAATTATCAATTTTTGCCCATCTCATATTGGCATGGTAGCCTTTAAACTCCGGATAATTCCACGATTCACCTGTTACTGTATTGTTATATGCTTTTTGCCACAAACCAAACTTTGCTCCTTTTAGCCTGTTTTTCCAAACTCGGTAAGGGCCATCTCCTACCCATGTTACACCTGAAACTTTATCTTCAGGATAATTAAATCCAACTCCGATGTATTCGTAATATCCATCTTGAGGGAAATACTCCATATGTACTTTTAAAACTCCATCTGTTTTAAGCACATATTGAATTTTCTTGATTGTAGAATTTTTAGTATAGTGATATTCCAAAAGATAATCGCCATCTACAGCATAATGCCTAATTTCTAAAAGCTTGCTTGAACCAAACTTTGCTTCTAATAAAGGTCCTCCACCTAAAGAAATTTCTTTCTCCAATTTTTTTACAGAAATAATATTTCCAGAAATTCTGTCAATTATAATTTCAGTATTTGCTGTAAAAAGTCGGTAAGTATTTTCTTGTTCTTCTATCTGAGCAGCATCTTCACCTTTAGTAGGTGACTTAAGCATATTTAAGAAGTTTTTGCGCACATTTCCAGTAGACCAACTCCAAGTATATATTTCTCTCCCATGAGGATCTATAGCCGTTAACTTTAAAGCATCATGCAATTTCCAATCTTGGGGTAATGGCAAACTAAGGTTACCAGATTCTTGTGGTTGAATACTTGGAGATTCTACTTTGCCAGAAGCATATACCACACTAGCTGTATCTATACTAGCATCTGAATAATCTACCAACTGCCAATTGAAAGAACATTGATCTAATGGAGTATAAAAGTATCGATTCTCTACAGCTATTTTTCCATCAAAACTATCTGGTAACTGATCTTCTATACCAATATAAACAGGTGACCAAATCTCTTTAATGGTATAAAAACTTGCTTCTTTTTCTCTATAAGGTCCTAATATGCCATCTGGAGCATTGTTAGCAAAAGTATCAATCTTTTTATCTTGATCTGTTCTTTCCACACCTTCGTCGCTAAATACCCAAAGAAAACCACCAGCAGAAAGTGAATTTTTGAGCATAGCATTATAGTAATCATCTAAACCTGCACCTAAACCACCATCGTACAATCCATGAAGAAACTCTGTTGGAAAAAACACATCTTCCCCATGAAATAAGCCATCTTCGCAGCAATCCCAATCTTTATAATGTTGCGTATCTGTGCCTCTAAACTTTTCCCAAGGGTGTATTAATGGCCTATTCTGTGGATCGTATTTTTGAAATTCGTCGTCTAGCTCCACATTCCAACCACCTTCATTTCCATTATCCCAAATGATTATACTCGGATGGTTTACATCTCTCACCATCATTTCTTCTACCAACTTCTTTCCTACTTCTGTTTCGTAACTGGTCTGCCATCCGGTTAATTCATCTAGCACAAACAATCCCAAAGAGTCGCAAACTTCCAAAAAGTGAACATCAGGCGGATAATGAGACATACGCACAGAATTCATGTTCATCTCTTTAATAAGATTTACATCCATCTCACTTAATTCTCTGCTACTCGTTCTACCAGAAGAAGGCCAAAAAGTATGTCGATTTACACCTTTTAGCATAACCTTTATTCCATTTACATACAGCCCATCTTTTTCGCGTAATTCTACAGTTCTAAAACCAATTTTCTCACTTACTTCGTGAATTACTTTGTTCTTCTTTTTAAGTTTGAACTTAACTTTATACCTGTTTGGAAATTCCGGTGTCCATGTTAAAACATCTTCAAATTTGGCTTCTAAACTCACTTTCTCTTTAGACATACCAGCAGAAACAGAAAATGATTTGCCAATAGGTTTGTTCTGCATATCGTACAACTGAGCTTCTACATCGCTCACACTCCCTCTACCTCTCAAATAAACATCAGCAGTAAAAGAGCCATCTGCTTTGGCATCTACAGCAATTCTCTGGATATGTGCTTCTGGATATGCTTTTAGGTAAACTGGTCTGTAAATACCTCCAAAAAGCCAGAAATCTGCTTCTCGCTCTGCTGTATTAACACCAGCATTATCAGACTTATTTTTCACTTTTACCTCTAGCGTATTGTCTCCACCTATATTTATCAAATCGGTTATGTCGTAGGTAAATCGGTAAAAACCTCCTTGATGCACCGGACCAGCTAATTCACCATTTATCTTTACTTCTGTGTCTGTCATTGCCCCTTCAAACACAATTTCTACATACTTTTTCTTGAAACTTTTAGGTACTTCAAACTCATACCTGTACTGTCCAGTTTCATCAGAAAACGGTTGCTTGTCTTTAGAGCGACCATAGTTATACACACCGAAACCTTGTAATTCCCAATTAGATGGAACCGGAATAGTTGTCCATTTGCCACTATTCATTCCATTATCAATTGCAAAATTCCAGTCTACAGTATGGTCTTTGTTTTTACCAGATAGATATAATATCTCTGCTTGCTGTGCTTTGAGTTGAAAAGTAAATAAAAGGAAAAATGAAGCTAAAAAAATTTTATGCATTCGGGCAATGGTTAAAATAGTGAATTAGCAATAAATGATACAATCTATAAAACCTGCGAAAGAAGTGGAAAAATTATCCTGCAAAATCACTCAAACGCAAAGCCCTGACTTACAAGCCATTTACTTGCATTGTCAAAAGCTAATTGGTAGCAATCTTCTTCGGAGAACTCTCTATCTTGCATTTCTTCTAAAATATGAGGATACTGTCCTGCATGAGATAAACTTTTGAAAAAATAAGGCAGCCTAGCAGGATCATTTAATTGAGAAGTACTAAAAAAATCTGCACCAAAAACCAAAGGCAAGTTTTTCTTTTTTGCATAAGCTATATGGTCAAAAATTATTTTATCATTATCATTATCGAGAAATGCTCTCACAAAATTTACTCCGGCAAAACCATTTCTGCGCTTTAGTTCTTCAATCAGTTCATCAGGTAGGTTTCTTGGATGATCACAAATTGCCCTCATGTTTGAGTGGCTTGCAATTACAGGAACATTAAGATTAGATTGATCAATTGTATTTAAAATATCAAAAGCCATTTGATCACTTGTATGAGAAAGATCTACTGCAATTTGCTTACTATCTAAATATTTAAGCAATTGCTTACCATCGTCTTTTAAGCCTTTGTCTGAGTAATTACCACCTCCAAATCGGTTTTCTGAATGATGGGTAATTGTTATATATAATAACCTATTGAATCGATTTAAAAGCACATCTAAACGCTCAAAACACAAGTCGAGCGATTCATCTTCTTCTAAAATACCAGAGGCATTCTCAATGGCAGGAACCAGTGCTGCTTTATCGTTATTTTTGATTTTTAAATCTTTGGCAGCATCATATACCCAATCTTTATAATCTGTACATAACTGCTCGTAAGCATCAAATTGCTTAGATGCATTTTCTACACTTCCGGGATTTGTAGCAGTAAAAACAGCTAAAACTTGAAGTTTTACATCTCCGGATTTAAGATTAGGTAATGCACAACCAATTGCCTCAGAATTAAGTGCATCTGCACCGGGCACATTTACTAAATATGATAGTAAATCACAATGAAAGTCTATAACTGGAAACATGGCCCGAAGTTATAAAAAAGCTTTTACTATTCTGAAGAAGCAGATAAACTTTCAGCATTTCCTTTCTTTTTACCAAAGTATGTTTTGATTTTGCCTGATAAATTTTGATAGAAAACATAGTAAAAATCTGTATCAAACAATCTGGCATCTTTTCTTGCCTGTTTAAGAAAGAACAATCCAAAAGCAAATAATATAACGTTAGCCGACCAACAACCTATCACTGGGGAAATTACCATTTCTTTAGCATATTTCTCTCCCATAATGGTGGCGATATAGAAAATAATAAAGAATATAATAGAAATAATTACTGGTACACCTAGTCCACCCTTTTTGATAATTGCTCCTAATGGCGCACCAATTAGAAACATAGCAAAAACAGCAAGAGTTTTAGTGAATTTTCTATGAATGTCTATCTCGTAGGCATTTAGTTTTTCGTCTTGCCTTTGCGCTCGATCTACGTTTGTTTCTAAAAGATTAA
It includes:
- a CDS encoding phosphoenolpyruvate carboxylase; this translates as MNTLSLVKEKLDKPYYDLEFLLECFREVLIESGELKLASQIPWINDIDDIKPEEFNQKLVQVYSIVFQLLNMVEVNGAVQNRRQLENEAMSNVNGLWAQNLKMLKELKIPEKDVANLLSQVVVEPVLTAHPTEAKRATVLEHHRMLYLLLVKRENKMYTEFEQEDIRRDIKLTIDRLWRTGEIFVEKPDVPSELRNVIHYLANVFPEIIPIIDKRLLLAWEKEGYDVELLKDSEKFPKISFGNWVGGDRDGHPLVTDEVTAYTLSQLRLNAFVVIRRNLLLLVRKLSFSLSYNYANYEIRNRIEELEKELGEEGIKAFKRNDGEVYRQYVNLLLSKLPVDVKRQHATELKEHGACYKTSKELIRDLKILQESLIKFGAEKIAMSDVHESIRLVETVGFHLARLDVRQNSKFHENAVKQLMDAASLNGAEFIEWNEKQRLEFINAELQSNRPFTHPKVKLEDQAKAVTSCYSVLADHISKYGTEGLGEMIVSMTRSLSDLLTVYLLARESGLTTQTEDGLVCKLQVVPLFETIEDLQESPKILKSFLEHPFTKRSLEYQRKNRGFEKPVQQVMIGYSDSNKDGGILASQWFLYEAQEKLSQIGEEMGIKIRFFHGKGGSISRGAGPTHWFLRALPHSSVNGDIRLTEQGETISQKYANKINASYNMELLVAGTAGISIADAYTKKGKHALESMIRNLAEDSRDFYWKLISHPDFIYFYGEATPIDAIESSKIGSRPARRSGKRTLEDLRAIPWVFSWSQSRFNVTSWYGIGYTLEKLQKEKPKEFDKFKKAVKFDPLIRYVLTNVDTSLAATDEEIMAEYASLVKDERIRTSIFKLITKELKRTRLMLDTVLDLPFDKRRKNHHYSNVLRATAMKSLHTNQVYLLKKWRAEKENGDLKNAEKTLTNLLLTVNAIASAMRSTG
- a CDS encoding RNA polymerase sigma factor; the encoded protein is MKEEIEDIIIDKIIQGDKSACRIIIDKYKSFVFNLAFRIVNNREDAEEVTQDSFIKAFKYLESFNRKAKFSTWLYRITFNTAVSKTRKKKVEKNSINDVPEAMLPIDSFEKSFNLLKEQQQKKYIHIILAKLSADERGLVTMYYLEEMPMEDISEATGLTKSNVKVKIHRARQKLYVHLSHLLKQEAREIL
- a CDS encoding glycoside hydrolase family 2 protein — translated: MHKIFLASFFLLFTFQLKAQQAEILYLSGKNKDHTVDWNFAIDNGMNSGKWTTIPVPSNWELQGFGVYNYGRSKDKQPFSDETGQYRYEFEVPKSFKKKYVEIVFEGAMTDTEVKINGELAGPVHQGGFYRFTYDITDLINIGGDNTLEVKVKNKSDNAGVNTAEREADFWLFGGIYRPVYLKAYPEAHIQRIAVDAKADGSFTADVYLRGRGSVSDVEAQLYDMQNKPIGKSFSVSAGMSKEKVSLEAKFEDVLTWTPEFPNRYKVKFKLKKKNKVIHEVSEKIGFRTVELREKDGLYVNGIKVMLKGVNRHTFWPSSGRTSSRELSEMDVNLIKEMNMNSVRMSHYPPDVHFLEVCDSLGLFVLDELTGWQTSYETEVGKKLVEEMMVRDVNHPSIIIWDNGNEGGWNVELDDEFQKYDPQNRPLIHPWEKFRGTDTQHYKDWDCCEDGLFHGEDVFFPTEFLHGLYDGGLGAGLDDYYNAMLKNSLSAGGFLWVFSDEGVERTDQDKKIDTFANNAPDGILGPYREKEASFYTIKEIWSPVYIGIEDQLPDSFDGKIAVENRYFYTPLDQCSFNWQLVDYSDASIDTASVVYASGKVESPSIQPQESGNLSLPLPQDWKLHDALKLTAIDPHGREIYTWSWSTGNVRKNFLNMLKSPTKGEDAAQIEEQENTYRLFTANTEIIIDRISGNIISVKKLEKEISLGGGPLLEAKFGSSKLLEIRHYAVDGDYLLEYHYTKNSTIKKIQYVLKTDGVLKVHMEYFPQDGYYEYIGVGFNYPEDKVSGVTWVGDGPYRVWKNRLKGAKFGLWQKAYNNTVTGESWNYPEFKGYHANMRWAKIDNSETPFTIFFEDENLFLKLFTPKAPQDAYNENTNGFFPESDLGIMQQISPIGTKFKKSEQIGPQGVPYLFERKEVKNPLSFTVYFQFDE
- a CDS encoding dipeptidase — translated: MFPVIDFHCDLLSYLVNVPGADALNSEAIGCALPNLKSGDVKLQVLAVFTATNPGSVENASKQFDAYEQLCTDYKDWVYDAAKDLKIKNNDKAALVPAIENASGILEEDESLDLCFERLDVLLNRFNRLLYITITHHSENRFGGGNYSDKGLKDDGKQLLKYLDSKQIAVDLSHTSDQMAFDILNTIDQSNLNVPVIASHSNMRAICDHPRNLPDELIEELKRRNGFAGVNFVRAFLDNDNDKIIFDHIAYAKKKNLPLVFGADFFSTSQLNDPARLPYFFKSLSHAGQYPHILEEMQDREFSEEDCYQLAFDNASKWLVSQGFAFE